Proteins encoded within one genomic window of bacterium:
- a CDS encoding carboxypeptidase regulatory-like domain-containing protein: protein MLQARKLLIPALSLVMAIAISACGMSPQGSPTALYQSNSGAIDTSAQDFTDEEALKASELNQSGDLDSKEFGEFETALGRTATTLSTAERQTAGLFDSPAGGYFSVKRATKIGYVRSIEDGKYMLTLKKETTQISVTGSDGKRDRRIEGYLNRKVVLRGIVMANGQLMVEHIITIPTFKSVTDLFFKGRLAGTVYIASNKQGLVGALVVAKAGSTGYLYRTQTDRTGNFQFSGLEPDTYSLTVGLGGFKGASQTGLGVLKGKKTSLMIPMTPAN, encoded by the coding sequence ATGCTGCAAGCTCGCAAGCTCTTGATCCCGGCCCTCTCGCTCGTGATGGCGATCGCCATCAGCGCGTGCGGCATGTCCCCCCAGGGCTCGCCCACCGCGCTCTACCAGAGCAATTCGGGAGCGATCGACACCAGCGCCCAGGATTTCACCGATGAAGAGGCCCTGAAGGCCTCCGAGCTCAACCAGAGCGGCGATCTCGACAGCAAGGAGTTCGGCGAGTTCGAGACGGCCCTCGGCCGGACGGCGACCACCCTGTCGACCGCCGAGCGCCAGACCGCGGGCCTCTTCGATTCCCCCGCGGGCGGCTACTTCTCGGTCAAGCGCGCCACCAAGATCGGCTACGTGCGCTCCATCGAGGACGGCAAGTACATGCTGACCCTCAAGAAGGAAACGACCCAGATCTCGGTCACCGGCAGCGACGGCAAGCGCGATCGCCGCATTGAAGGCTACCTCAACCGCAAGGTCGTGCTGCGCGGCATCGTCATGGCCAACGGCCAGCTGATGGTCGAGCACATCATCACCATCCCGACCTTCAAGTCGGTCACGGACCTCTTCTTCAAGGGCCGCCTCGCGGGCACCGTCTACATCGCGAGCAACAAGCAGGGCCTCGTCGGCGCCCTGGTCGTCGCCAAGGCGGGCAGCACCGGCTACCTGTACCGGACCCAGACCGACCGGACGGGCAACTTCCAGTTCTCGGGTCTCGAGCCCGACACCTACTCGCTGACGGTGGGCCTCGGCGGCTTCAAGGGCGCCTCGCAGACCGGGCTCGGCGTGCTCAAGGGCAAGAAGACCAGCCTGATGATCCCCATGACCCCGGCCAACTAA
- a CDS encoding 7-carboxy-7-deazaguanine synthase QueE, which produces MTVATSTYQVCEIFTSIQGEGTRIGVPSTFVRFLRCNLKCAWCDTTYSWKEGEMVEGTEMSPERILEEVHANDVVFTGGEPMMQELAPVLAVVGDRHVTIETNGTIFKPYDRVDLWSISPKLGSSGHKPNKRVIGEFLTHYAHKLQLKFVVNGGEDLAVVKALLSEFPAIAERKVPVIIQPVGNSEQGAGDYLEGMRAMVEDHLLADPFWAAYQWRALPQFHRLLWGDKRGI; this is translated from the coding sequence ATGACCGTGGCGACCTCGACCTACCAGGTCTGCGAGATCTTCACCAGCATCCAGGGCGAGGGCACCCGCATCGGCGTGCCCAGCACCTTCGTGCGCTTTTTGCGCTGCAACCTCAAGTGCGCCTGGTGCGACACGACCTACTCCTGGAAGGAAGGCGAGATGGTCGAGGGGACCGAGATGTCCCCCGAGCGGATCCTCGAAGAGGTCCACGCCAACGACGTGGTCTTCACCGGTGGCGAGCCCATGATGCAGGAGCTCGCGCCCGTGCTCGCCGTGGTCGGCGATCGCCACGTCACCATCGAGACCAACGGCACCATCTTCAAGCCCTACGACCGGGTGGACCTCTGGAGCATCAGCCCCAAGCTCGGCTCCAGCGGTCACAAGCCCAATAAGCGCGTCATCGGCGAGTTCCTGACCCACTACGCTCACAAGCTCCAGCTCAAGTTCGTGGTGAACGGCGGCGAGGACCTGGCGGTGGTCAAGGCGCTGCTCTCCGAGTTCCCCGCGATCGCCGAGCGCAAGGTTCCGGTGATCATCCAGCCCGTCGGCAACTCCGAGCAGGGTGCGGGCGACTACCTCGAAGGCATGCGCGCCATGGTCGAGGATCACCTGCTCGCCGATCCCTTCTGGGCGGCCTACCAGTGGCGCGCCCTGCCCCAGTTCCATCGCCTCCTGTGGGGCGACAAGCGAGGAATCTAG
- a CDS encoding 6-carboxytetrahydropterin synthase: MYKLTKRLKFEAAHRIPGHPGKCDRLHGHTYFVDVEVKGTDLDALGILIDFNALKALEKLLPDHTYLNDELPGIQTTAEGLSRHFYERFKAQIPEVCAVTVHEGPNSWCRFEEA; this comes from the coding sequence ATGTACAAGCTGACGAAACGCCTCAAATTCGAAGCCGCGCACCGCATTCCGGGTCACCCCGGCAAGTGCGATCGCCTGCACGGCCACACCTACTTCGTGGACGTCGAGGTCAAGGGCACCGACCTCGACGCCCTGGGCATCCTGATCGACTTCAACGCTCTCAAGGCGCTGGAGAAGCTCCTGCCCGACCACACCTACCTCAACGACGAATTGCCCGGCATCCAGACCACCGCCGAGGGCCTCTCGCGCCACTTCTACGAGCGCTTCAAGGCCCAGATCCCCGAGGTCTGCGCCGTGACCGTCCACGAAGGGCCCAACTCCTGGTGCCGCTTCGAGGAGGCCTAA
- a CDS encoding PAS domain S-box protein: MKQTKTEEDRGAQGWTDRMFALSPEPICLMRLDGVPEQVNPAFTQLLGYTSEDLARVMLLSLVHPDERAATLAIRDRLRAGEAVTGVTHRMRAKDGHYHRIEWSAWPDLEEGRVYVLGRNAQRLQQRADLQAHDIPLDTLIEALPDMVFLKDGRGRWVLANAQGLHLFRLDPGTYQGKTDLELGVQNPFFQEALEGCYLTDEEAWHARELRLAEETILQPDSPDRILETIKVPLFHPDGSRKGMLVVGRDVTERKRAQAERERLLVKEQKASSELEAARRLGDLKNNFVNAVSHDLRVPLTSIMGYAEFLADGLGGSLSETQEAYVQQIEQSARRLEALVNDLLDFARIDAGTFRLKSEEADLSLMIRESIECLHPQLEAARLGLELELPKAPLRAPMDPQRIEQVLINLLSNAIKFTPEGQSVRVRAQARDESLYCEVVDTGEGIAPEELPKLFARFSQLEGGIKKGGTGLGLNISKTIVEAHGGHIGVDSIPGEGSTFWFTLPLSPLKED; this comes from the coding sequence ATGAAGCAGACAAAGACTGAGGAAGACCGGGGCGCGCAGGGTTGGACGGATCGCATGTTCGCGCTTTCCCCCGAACCGATCTGCCTGATGAGGCTCGACGGCGTACCCGAGCAAGTCAATCCGGCCTTCACCCAGCTCCTCGGCTACACCTCCGAGGATCTCGCACGGGTCATGCTCCTCTCGCTGGTCCACCCCGACGAGCGCGCCGCGACGCTCGCGATCCGCGACCGGCTCCGCGCGGGCGAGGCCGTCACCGGCGTGACACACCGCATGCGCGCCAAGGACGGCCACTACCACCGTATCGAATGGAGCGCCTGGCCCGACCTGGAAGAGGGGCGGGTGTACGTGCTTGGCCGCAACGCCCAGCGCCTGCAGCAGCGCGCGGATCTCCAGGCCCACGACATCCCCCTGGATACCCTGATCGAGGCCCTGCCCGACATGGTCTTCCTCAAGGACGGCCGCGGGCGCTGGGTGCTGGCTAACGCGCAGGGCCTCCACCTCTTCCGGCTGGATCCCGGCACCTACCAGGGCAAGACCGACCTGGAGCTCGGCGTGCAGAACCCGTTCTTCCAGGAGGCCCTCGAAGGCTGTTACCTCACCGACGAGGAGGCCTGGCACGCACGAGAGCTCCGGCTGGCCGAGGAGACCATCCTCCAGCCCGACAGCCCGGATCGGATCCTCGAGACGATCAAGGTCCCCCTGTTTCACCCGGACGGCAGCCGCAAGGGGATGCTGGTGGTCGGGCGCGACGTGACCGAGCGCAAGCGCGCCCAGGCCGAGCGCGAGCGCCTGCTCGTCAAGGAGCAGAAGGCGAGCAGCGAGCTCGAAGCCGCCCGGCGCCTCGGCGATCTCAAGAACAACTTCGTCAACGCCGTCTCCCACGACCTGCGCGTGCCCCTGACCTCGATCATGGGCTACGCCGAATTCCTGGCGGATGGTCTGGGCGGCTCCCTGAGCGAGACCCAAGAGGCCTACGTCCAGCAGATCGAGCAGAGCGCCCGGCGCCTCGAAGCGCTGGTGAACGATCTTTTGGACTTCGCCCGCATCGATGCCGGCACCTTCCGGCTCAAATCCGAAGAGGCGGACCTGAGCCTCATGATCCGCGAGAGCATCGAGTGCCTCCACCCGCAGCTCGAAGCCGCCCGGCTCGGCCTGGAGCTGGAGCTGCCCAAGGCGCCCCTGCGCGCGCCCATGGACCCGCAGCGCATCGAGCAGGTGCTCATCAACCTGCTGAGCAACGCCATCAAGTTCACGCCCGAGGGCCAGAGCGTCCGAGTCCGCGCCCAGGCGCGCGACGAGAGCCTGTACTGCGAGGTGGTGGACACGGGCGAGGGCATCGCCCCCGAGGAGCTGCCCAAGCTCTTCGCCCGCTTCAGCCAGCTCGAAGGCGGCATCAAGAAGGGCGGGACGGGCCTCGGGCTGAACATCAGCAAGACCATCGTCGAGGCCCACGGCGGCCACATCGGGGTCGACAGCATCCCGGGAGAGGGCAGCACCTTCTGGTTCACCCTGCCCCTCTCGCCTCTTAAAGAAGACTAG
- the folE gene encoding GTP cyclohydrolase I FolE: MSQEERARQALRTLLEIIGEDPDREGLKDTPDRVLRSWTEIFAGYHQDPAEILSTTFEEVEGYQEFVLLKDIPFDSTCEHHMLPFDGRAHIAYLPSDRVVGLSKLARLVDCFARRLQIQERMTQHIAQALMTHLGARGVAVLVEGVHGCMTCRGVRKEGSTMVTTAFEGEFARSDRRAEFLMLTTR; encoded by the coding sequence ATGAGTCAAGAGGAGCGCGCGCGTCAGGCGCTTCGGACGCTGCTCGAGATCATCGGCGAGGATCCCGACCGCGAGGGTCTCAAGGACACTCCCGACCGGGTCCTGCGCAGCTGGACCGAGATCTTCGCCGGCTACCATCAGGACCCCGCCGAGATCCTCTCGACGACCTTCGAAGAGGTCGAAGGGTACCAGGAGTTCGTCCTGCTCAAGGACATCCCCTTCGACTCGACCTGCGAGCACCACATGCTGCCCTTCGACGGGCGCGCCCATATCGCCTACCTGCCTTCTGACCGGGTGGTGGGCCTCTCCAAGCTGGCGCGTCTGGTGGATTGCTTCGCGCGTCGCCTCCAGATCCAGGAGCGCATGACCCAGCACATCGCCCAGGCCCTGATGACCCACCTGGGCGCCCGGGGCGTCGCGGTGCTGGTCGAGGGGGTCCACGGCTGCATGACCTGCCGTGGCGTCCGCAAGGAAGGCTCGACCATGGTCACCACCGCCTTCGAAGGGGAGTTCGCCCGGAGCGATCGCCGCGCCGAATTCCTGATGCTGACCACCCGCTAG
- the queC gene encoding 7-cyano-7-deazaguanine synthase QueC, which yields MSKKAVVLLSGGLDSTTCAYLAKSQGYEVYALSFDYGQRLVRELDSARAVAKAVGAAEHIVMKFDLTRWGGSALTQADLDVPTGRDVAEMEETIPVTYVPGRNILFLSFAASYAEAKGAEAIFIGVNALDYSGYPDCRPEFIQAYQEAVRLGTKAGVEGQPIRIETPLLHWTKAEIIQHGLAVGTDYGLTWSCYQGGEAPCGTCDSCLLRAKGFAEAGVTDAALALS from the coding sequence ATGTCGAAGAAAGCCGTCGTCCTCCTCTCGGGAGGCCTGGACAGCACCACCTGCGCCTACCTGGCCAAGTCCCAGGGCTACGAGGTCTATGCCCTCTCCTTCGACTACGGCCAGCGCCTGGTGCGTGAGCTGGACTCGGCTCGGGCCGTGGCCAAGGCCGTGGGGGCCGCCGAGCACATCGTCATGAAGTTCGACCTCACCCGCTGGGGCGGCTCGGCTCTGACCCAGGCGGATCTCGACGTGCCCACCGGCCGCGACGTGGCCGAGATGGAAGAGACCATCCCCGTCACCTACGTGCCGGGCCGCAACATCCTGTTCTTGAGCTTCGCGGCTTCCTACGCCGAGGCCAAGGGCGCCGAGGCCATCTTCATCGGGGTCAACGCCCTCGATTACTCGGGCTACCCCGACTGCCGCCCCGAGTTCATCCAGGCCTACCAGGAGGCCGTTCGCCTCGGCACCAAGGCGGGCGTCGAGGGGCAGCCGATCCGGATCGAGACCCCCCTCTTGCACTGGACCAAGGCCGAGATCATCCAGCACGGTCTGGCGGTCGGCACCGACTACGGTCTGACCTGGTCGTGCTACCAGGGTGGCGAGGCGCCCTGCGGCACGTGCGATTCGTGCCTCTTGCGGGCCAAGGGCTTCGCCGAGGCGGGGGTGACGGACGCAGCGCTCGCCTTGAGCTGA
- a CDS encoding DUF296 domain-containing protein, with translation MIWTEVDPRTRLIAFAPGESFLDGLLKLAAEKQIQAARFTAIGAFSSVTLGYFDRARKDYQPNTWNEQVEACSLIGNISLFEGQLKVHCHAVIGTSNGSAHGGHLLQAIVWPTLEVFLDVLSVPLARTRDPQTGLALFPSAE, from the coding sequence TTGATCTGGACTGAAGTGGATCCCAGAACGCGGCTCATCGCCTTCGCCCCGGGTGAGTCGTTCCTCGACGGCCTCCTAAAACTCGCCGCAGAAAAGCAAATCCAGGCCGCGCGCTTCACGGCGATCGGTGCCTTCAGCTCGGTGACCCTCGGGTACTTCGACCGGGCGCGCAAGGACTACCAACCGAACACCTGGAACGAGCAGGTCGAGGCGTGCTCCTTGATCGGCAACATCAGCCTTTTCGAGGGGCAGCTGAAGGTGCATTGCCACGCGGTGATCGGCACGTCGAACGGGAGCGCCCACGGGGGCCACCTGCTACAGGCCATCGTCTGGCCCACCCTGGAGGTTTTCCTGGACGTGCTGAGCGTGCCGCTCGCTCGCACGCGGGATCCGCAGACGGGCCTAGCGCTCTTCCCCTCGGCCGAATAG
- a CDS encoding O-acetyl-ADP-ribose deacetylase, whose translation MGRLEVVPGDLTRQDTDAIVNAANTTLIGAGGVAAAIQRAAGPKILLALAALGGCPTGEARITPGFRLPARFVIHAVGPVWRGGTHREDELLASAYRHALALASENGLRSIAFPSISTGIFGFPLERASRIAVGEVKRFMAEHPEIELVRFVCFSDEVLHAYQAAT comes from the coding sequence GTGGGGCGTCTCGAAGTGGTGCCGGGGGATCTCACCCGGCAGGACACGGACGCCATCGTCAACGCCGCCAACACGACCCTCATCGGCGCGGGCGGGGTGGCTGCGGCCATCCAGCGCGCGGCGGGGCCCAAGATCCTGCTGGCCCTCGCGGCCCTGGGAGGCTGCCCGACGGGCGAGGCCCGCATCACCCCGGGCTTTCGGCTACCGGCGCGCTTCGTGATCCATGCGGTCGGGCCGGTGTGGCGCGGCGGCACCCACCGAGAGGACGAGCTGCTCGCCAGCGCCTACCGCCACGCCCTGGCGCTCGCCAGCGAGAACGGTCTTCGCTCGATCGCTTTTCCTTCCATCTCGACCGGGATCTTCGGCTTTCCCCTCGAACGGGCCTCGCGCATCGCCGTAGGGGAGGTGAAGCGCTTCATGGCGGAGCATCCGGAGATCGAGCTGGTTCGCTTCGTGTGCTTCTCGGACGAGGTGCTGCACGCTTATCAGGCTGCGACCTAG
- a CDS encoding N-6 DNA methylase encodes MPVPASPGPRDPAPGLDQVGPSGKSIKAKQQLGQFFTPASLAGFAWEAVALLQSKGASRRPTVTQGALEPAMGAGVFLREGLARGLDASTLVGVDVDPTLGPQWEVLSQAHPALRLVRSDALLPHPVLEGPFDVVIGNPPYGSAGLEAIATPETDEALALAQAVREDYDIHRKPGAPLRPERLHSFPIECLFVERCLRLCAEGGFVALVLPEGLLSNQRLQHVRDWVERHGTVRVVVSLPPGTFRTEGATARTALVVIEKAQSHEPAILFEAPRATAYPGILDALEAKLRGAEASVALAPSLLGQRWDPRFWSPSVARPLDAIEERYSFAPLGDFLAFMTYGPIVTGRQREVSPGEVVILNQAELGFSGLEWYRAQRVAADSPYDPPRSRPQPGDLLFARSGAGSLGKGRMAVLEEAIRANVGCFVDILRFDGLDPHFAWLYLASRFGQGQIRRLINGVATPNLSFKELRSLRVPVLPPDRQEALARLYRVSVRPLHRALQEAAADPLRRKAAEQAMREAIATFEHRLAHETAE; translated from the coding sequence CTGCCTGTACCCGCTTCGCCAGGCCCTCGCGATCCTGCCCCCGGCCTCGACCAAGTAGGCCCAAGCGGCAAATCGATCAAGGCCAAGCAGCAGCTCGGGCAATTCTTCACCCCTGCCTCCCTCGCGGGTTTCGCGTGGGAGGCCGTTGCGTTGCTGCAGTCGAAAGGCGCCTCGCGCCGCCCCACCGTGACCCAAGGCGCGCTCGAACCCGCCATGGGGGCGGGGGTCTTCCTGCGCGAGGGCCTCGCCCGTGGCCTCGACGCCTCCACCCTGGTTGGCGTGGACGTGGATCCGACGCTCGGCCCCCAATGGGAGGTCCTTTCCCAGGCGCATCCCGCCCTGCGCCTGGTGCGCTCCGACGCGCTCTTGCCCCATCCGGTCCTCGAAGGGCCCTTCGATGTGGTGATCGGGAACCCGCCCTACGGCTCGGCGGGCCTCGAAGCGATCGCCACCCCTGAGACCGACGAGGCGCTCGCGCTCGCCCAGGCCGTGCGGGAAGACTACGACATCCATCGCAAGCCGGGTGCGCCCCTTCGCCCCGAGCGGCTCCATTCCTTTCCCATCGAGTGCCTCTTCGTCGAGCGCTGCCTGCGCCTGTGCGCCGAGGGCGGCTTCGTCGCCCTGGTGCTGCCCGAGGGGCTCCTGAGCAACCAGCGCCTCCAGCACGTTCGTGACTGGGTGGAGCGCCACGGTACCGTCCGCGTGGTCGTCTCGCTGCCCCCCGGCACCTTCCGCACCGAGGGGGCCACGGCCCGCACCGCCCTGGTCGTGATCGAGAAGGCCCAAAGCCACGAGCCGGCCATCCTGTTCGAAGCCCCGCGCGCCACGGCTTACCCGGGCATCCTGGACGCCCTCGAAGCGAAGCTCAGGGGCGCCGAGGCGTCGGTCGCTCTGGCCCCGTCACTCTTGGGGCAGCGCTGGGACCCGAGGTTCTGGTCGCCTTCCGTTGCGAGGCCCCTCGACGCCATCGAGGAGCGCTACTCCTTCGCCCCTCTGGGGGACTTCCTGGCCTTCATGACGTACGGCCCCATCGTCACGGGCCGGCAGCGCGAGGTGAGCCCCGGTGAGGTGGTGATCCTCAACCAGGCCGAGCTCGGCTTTTCAGGTCTGGAGTGGTACCGAGCCCAGCGCGTCGCGGCCGACTCGCCCTACGACCCGCCGCGGAGCAGGCCCCAGCCGGGAGATCTCCTCTTCGCGCGATCGGGAGCAGGCTCGCTGGGCAAGGGCCGCATGGCTGTGCTGGAGGAGGCGATCCGGGCGAACGTGGGGTGCTTCGTGGACATCCTGCGCTTTGATGGGCTCGATCCCCATTTCGCCTGGCTGTATCTCGCTTCGCGCTTCGGGCAGGGCCAGATCCGACGCCTGATCAACGGGGTGGCGACCCCAAACCTCTCCTTCAAAGAGCTTCGGAGCCTGCGCGTGCCGGTGCTCCCCCCGGATCGCCAAGAGGCCCTCGCGCGGCTCTACCGGGTGAGCGTGCGACCGCTGCATCGGGCCCTCCAGGAAGCCGCGGCCGATCCCCTGCGCCGCAAGGCGGCCGAACAGGCCATGCGCGAGGCGATCGCCACCTTCGAGCATCGCCTGGCCCATGAGACGGCGGAGTAA
- the ggt gene encoding gamma-glutamyltransferase translates to MWGALLAFEGVAFVSRTLIAASLVLAALVSAPGATLAANPTPIPAAWRYQATGEPVKAAHGLVSSVSAIASRVGVDVMKKGGNAFDAAVAVALAMAVTWPEAGNIGGGGFMVARDAKGKTYALDYRETAPAKATRDMYLDAQGNLTDLSLTHRLGAGTPGTVRGLYEAHRKLGHLPWKQLVQPAIDLAEKGFIVDQGLATSLDKYQADLRRDPEATRIFLKNGKPLKVGDRLVQKDLAGTLRLIADKGPDGFYAGPVAKAIAKDMAANGGIMTEADLTAYQAKWREPIAFTYKGKRVISMPPPSSGGILLAEILQMLEGDDLKALGYHTAPMMHLVTEVERRAYADRNAYLGDPDFVQNPIAQLMDPAYLKARRATIDPERSTPEYSKMPGLGERLETTHFVVADAKGNVVSNTYTLNGAYGNAIVAKGTGVLYNNEMDDFAAKPGTPNLYGLVQGERNAVAPNKRMLSSMSPTLVLDEQDRFLMAVGSPGGSTIPTTTLQVMLNVLDYGMNARQAVVAPRFHHQGLPDQIDVEPNGFDPKVLSELMAMGHTIKVRYLGDAQAIVRKPDGTLEGWADPRKGGLAVGY, encoded by the coding sequence ATGTGGGGAGCCCTGCTTGCTTTTGAAGGAGTCGCTTTCGTGTCACGCACCCTCATTGCCGCCTCCCTCGTCCTCGCCGCCCTGGTGAGCGCCCCCGGCGCCACCCTCGCGGCGAACCCCACCCCGATCCCTGCTGCCTGGCGCTACCAGGCGACGGGTGAGCCGGTGAAGGCCGCGCACGGCCTGGTCTCCAGCGTCTCGGCGATCGCAAGCCGGGTGGGCGTGGACGTCATGAAAAAGGGCGGCAACGCCTTCGACGCGGCGGTCGCGGTGGCCCTGGCCATGGCCGTGACCTGGCCCGAGGCGGGCAACATCGGCGGCGGCGGCTTCATGGTCGCCCGCGACGCCAAGGGCAAGACCTACGCCCTCGACTACCGCGAGACGGCTCCGGCCAAGGCCACCCGCGACATGTACCTGGACGCCCAGGGCAACCTGACCGACCTCAGCCTCACCCATCGCCTGGGCGCCGGCACCCCCGGCACGGTGCGCGGCCTCTACGAGGCCCACCGCAAGCTCGGTCACCTGCCCTGGAAGCAGCTCGTCCAGCCCGCGATCGATCTGGCCGAGAAGGGCTTCATCGTCGATCAGGGCCTTGCCACCTCGCTTGACAAGTACCAGGCGGATCTGCGGCGCGACCCCGAGGCGACGCGCATCTTCCTCAAGAACGGCAAGCCCCTCAAGGTGGGCGATCGCCTCGTGCAGAAGGACCTGGCCGGGACCCTGCGCCTCATCGCCGACAAGGGCCCCGATGGCTTCTACGCCGGGCCGGTGGCCAAGGCGATCGCGAAGGACATGGCCGCGAACGGCGGCATCATGACCGAGGCGGACCTCACGGCTTACCAGGCCAAGTGGCGCGAGCCCATCGCCTTCACCTACAAGGGCAAGCGCGTGATCAGCATGCCGCCGCCCAGCTCCGGCGGGATCCTGCTCGCCGAGATCCTCCAGATGCTCGAAGGCGACGACCTCAAGGCCCTGGGCTACCACACCGCGCCCATGATGCACCTGGTCACCGAAGTGGAGCGCCGCGCCTACGCGGACCGCAACGCGTACCTGGGCGATCCCGACTTCGTGCAGAACCCCATCGCGCAGCTCATGGATCCCGCCTACCTCAAGGCCCGCCGCGCCACCATCGACCCCGAGCGCTCCACTCCCGAGTACTCCAAGATGCCCGGCCTCGGTGAGCGTCTGGAGACCACCCACTTCGTCGTCGCCGATGCCAAGGGCAACGTGGTGAGCAACACCTACACCCTCAACGGCGCCTACGGCAACGCCATCGTCGCCAAGGGCACCGGAGTCCTCTACAACAACGAGATGGACGACTTCGCCGCCAAGCCGGGCACCCCCAACCTCTACGGCTTGGTGCAGGGCGAGCGCAACGCGGTGGCGCCGAACAAGCGCATGCTCAGCTCCATGTCGCCCACCCTCGTCCTGGACGAGCAGGACCGCTTCCTCATGGCGGTGGGCTCGCCCGGCGGTTCGACCATCCCCACCACCACCCTCCAGGTCATGCTCAACGTCCTGGACTACGGCATGAACGCCCGTCAGGCGGTGGTCGCGCCCCGCTTCCACCATCAGGGCCTGCCCGACCAGATCGACGTGGAGCCCAACGGCTTCGACCCCAAGGTCCTCTCGGAGCTGATGGCCATGGGTCACACCATCAAGGTGCGGTATCTGGGCGATGCCCAGGCCATCGTGCGCAAGCCGGACGGCACCCTCGAGGGCTGGGCGGATCCCCGAAAGGGCGGTCTGGCGGTCGGATACTAG